In the Flavisolibacter tropicus genome, one interval contains:
- a CDS encoding UDP-2,3-diacylglucosamine diphosphatase, with amino-acid sequence MQIPAGKKVYFLSDFHLGAPNAEASLERERLVIKFLNEIQHETAVLFIVGDMFDFWYEYRKVVPRGYVRLFGKLAEFTDAGIPVHFFVGNHDMWMRDYFQKELNIQVYYEAHEFIFNNKLFHVAHGDGLGPGDHKYKFLKKIFRNPVCQWLFGIVPSRVGIGTADYFSRRSRKATGHSEEEFHGEDKEWLIIYSKEVLEQKKVDFFVFGHRHLPIDFRLPNNSRYINLGDWINYFTYAVFDGLDISLKSYTGLDHKIVTVN; translated from the coding sequence ATGCAAATTCCGGCCGGCAAAAAAGTTTATTTCTTATCTGATTTTCACTTGGGTGCCCCCAATGCTGAAGCCAGCTTGGAGCGGGAGCGCCTGGTTATAAAGTTTCTGAATGAAATTCAACATGAAACAGCCGTTCTGTTCATTGTTGGAGATATGTTTGACTTCTGGTATGAATACCGGAAGGTGGTTCCCCGCGGTTATGTACGCTTATTTGGTAAACTGGCTGAATTCACAGATGCTGGTATTCCTGTACACTTCTTTGTAGGCAACCATGATATGTGGATGCGGGATTACTTCCAGAAAGAACTCAATATTCAAGTGTATTACGAGGCACATGAATTTATATTTAACAACAAACTGTTTCATGTAGCCCATGGTGATGGATTAGGACCAGGTGACCATAAATACAAGTTTCTAAAAAAGATCTTCCGTAACCCAGTGTGCCAGTGGCTGTTTGGTATTGTGCCTTCTCGAGTTGGCATTGGTACGGCCGATTACTTTAGCCGTCGCAGCCGTAAAGCAACAGGTCACTCCGAGGAAGAATTCCACGGTGAAGACAAAGAATGGTTAATTATATATAGTAAAGAAGTACTGGAGCAAAAGAAAGTTGACTTCTTTGTGTTTGGTCATAGACATTTACCCATTGATTTTCGTCTACCCAATAACAGCCGGTATATTAACTTAGGAGACTGGATCAACTATTTCACCTATGCGGTATTTGATGGTTTGGATATCAGCCTTAAGTCATATACAGGTTTGGATCATAAAATAGTAACCGTTAATTGA
- a CDS encoding LutC/YkgG family protein produces the protein MSTTSKNNILKKIRLALTHSTPIPFPQSEGTSPVVQPLQQDIVVEFAEQFTNLQGKFQFCTDASELHHNLAVLVTQHEWTKVYCEDEQWKSLVQERVWTDDIVTCDASITSCELLVARTGSIILSSKNSGRITSVYAPVHICIAFTSQLVYDIKDGLVQLKQKYKGKLPSFITLATGPSRTADIEKTLVVGVHGPKEVYVFLVDDIS, from the coding sequence ATGAGCACCACTTCAAAAAACAACATCTTAAAAAAAATACGATTGGCGTTGACACACTCAACGCCAATTCCTTTTCCGCAAAGTGAGGGCACAAGCCCTGTAGTACAGCCCTTACAACAAGACATCGTAGTTGAATTTGCCGAGCAGTTTACCAACCTCCAAGGCAAATTCCAGTTTTGTACGGATGCATCGGAGCTACATCATAATCTTGCTGTTTTAGTGACGCAACATGAGTGGACAAAAGTGTATTGTGAAGATGAACAATGGAAAAGCCTGGTACAGGAACGCGTGTGGACCGATGATATCGTTACCTGCGACGCCTCTATTACTTCCTGCGAATTATTAGTAGCCCGTACTGGCAGTATAATCTTGAGCAGCAAAAATAGCGGCCGCATTACCAGTGTTTATGCTCCTGTACACATCTGTATTGCCTTTACTTCACAGCTTGTGTACGATATTAAGGATGGATTGGTACAACTTAAACAGAAGTATAAGGGTAAGCTGCCTTCGTTTATTACGCTGGCTACAGGCCCTAGCCGTACGGCCGATATTGAGAAGACCCTGGTAGTTGGCGTGCACGGCCCTAAAGAAGTTTATGTTTTTTTGGTAGATGATATATCCTAA
- the ftsH gene encoding ATP-dependent zinc metalloprotease FtsH, with the protein MSQDPYKQDNRSRLPKFSRPSGENGDNGSRKGPKFSIYWVYAIIFAVLIGFQFMNPFGATSGKTNIEQFKQMVAAGDVEKYVIVDNRDMVRVYLKPDRVSKYANNSNTSSGKLNEEGPQLYFKIASNEDVRKEMSDYYAQANIPVQNQPSSDVENETNWFSPILQTILPILIFIGIWILLMRKMGGGAASGGGPGGIFNIGKSRATLFDKGTRVNITFADVAGLDEAKVEVMEIVDFLRNPKKYTSLGGKIPKGALLVGPPGTGKTLLAKAMAGEAQVPFFSLSGSDFVEMFVGVGASRVRDLFKQAREKSPCVIFIDEIDAIGRARGKNMMMSNDERESTLNQLLVEMDGFSGESGIIVLAATNRPDVLDTALLRPGRFDRQISIDKPDVKGREAIFKVHLKPIKVSEHVDIHKLAEQTPGFAGADIANVCNEAALIAARKGKSAVDMSDFQDAVDRVIGGLEKKNKIISPEEKKIIAYHEAGHAICGWYLEHAYPLLKVTIVPRGTAALGYAQYTPKEQYLYNTDQLLDQICMTLGGRASEQIFFGKISTGAQNDLQQITRIAYSMVTVYGMNNKVGNISFYDPQQDNSFTKPYSDETAKIIDEEVRALIDDAYANTIKLLTEKRADVEKLAEALLDKEVLFQSDVEALIGKRPFEEKKSLDVDDDIPHPHSGGISEGVPPYDPDVLNQQPAAK; encoded by the coding sequence ATGTCACAAGATCCATATAAACAAGACAACAGATCCCGGCTTCCTAAGTTCTCGCGTCCTAGCGGCGAAAACGGCGACAACGGATCTCGCAAAGGTCCGAAGTTCAGTATCTATTGGGTATACGCTATCATCTTTGCTGTATTGATTGGCTTTCAGTTCATGAACCCATTTGGTGCTACTTCTGGTAAAACCAATATTGAGCAGTTCAAACAAATGGTAGCGGCTGGTGATGTAGAAAAATATGTCATCGTAGATAACCGCGATATGGTACGGGTTTATTTAAAACCAGACCGTGTTAGCAAATACGCCAACAATAGCAACACCTCTTCCGGCAAGCTCAACGAAGAAGGCCCGCAATTGTATTTTAAAATAGCTTCTAACGAGGATGTTAGAAAAGAAATGAGCGATTATTATGCTCAGGCTAACATACCCGTGCAAAATCAGCCCTCTTCAGATGTAGAGAATGAAACCAACTGGTTCAGTCCTATTCTGCAAACCATTCTGCCGATCCTGATCTTTATTGGTATCTGGATTCTGCTGATGCGCAAGATGGGTGGTGGTGCTGCCAGTGGTGGCGGCCCCGGAGGCATTTTTAATATTGGTAAATCTCGTGCTACCCTTTTCGACAAAGGCACTCGTGTAAATATTACGTTTGCCGACGTAGCTGGTCTAGATGAAGCCAAAGTAGAAGTAATGGAGATCGTAGACTTCCTGCGTAATCCTAAAAAATATACATCCTTAGGTGGTAAGATTCCAAAAGGCGCCTTATTGGTAGGCCCTCCGGGAACTGGTAAAACCCTTTTGGCTAAAGCTATGGCTGGTGAAGCCCAGGTTCCGTTCTTTAGCTTGAGTGGTTCAGACTTCGTAGAAATGTTTGTGGGTGTGGGTGCCAGCCGTGTACGTGACCTGTTCAAACAAGCCCGCGAAAAATCACCTTGCGTAATCTTCATCGATGAAATTGATGCAATTGGTCGTGCCCGTGGTAAGAACATGATGATGAGCAATGACGAACGTGAAAGCACCCTGAACCAGTTGCTGGTAGAAATGGATGGCTTTAGCGGTGAAAGTGGCATCATCGTTCTGGCGGCTACTAACCGTCCAGATGTATTGGATACTGCCTTACTGCGTCCTGGTCGTTTTGACAGACAGATCTCTATTGATAAACCAGACGTAAAAGGCCGTGAAGCGATCTTTAAAGTACACCTGAAGCCTATTAAGGTTTCTGAACATGTAGATATTCATAAACTGGCAGAACAAACACCTGGCTTTGCTGGTGCTGATATTGCCAACGTATGTAACGAGGCAGCCCTGATTGCCGCACGTAAAGGAAAGAGCGCTGTAGATATGAGCGACTTCCAGGATGCGGTTGATCGTGTGATAGGTGGTTTGGAAAAGAAAAACAAGATCATTTCTCCAGAAGAGAAAAAGATCATTGCTTATCACGAAGCGGGTCACGCGATCTGTGGTTGGTACCTGGAACATGCTTATCCGCTGCTGAAAGTAACAATCGTACCAAGAGGTACAGCGGCGTTGGGTTATGCGCAATACACTCCAAAAGAGCAATACCTGTATAACACAGACCAGTTGTTGGATCAGATTTGTATGACCCTTGGCGGTCGTGCTTCTGAGCAGATCTTCTTTGGTAAGATTTCTACCGGTGCACAGAACGACCTGCAGCAGATTACCCGCATTGCCTATTCAATGGTAACGGTATACGGTATGAACAATAAAGTGGGTAACATCAGTTTCTACGATCCTCAACAAGACAACTCCTTCACTAAGCCTTATTCAGATGAAACGGCTAAGATCATTGATGAAGAAGTACGTGCCTTGATTGATGATGCTTATGCTAACACCATTAAGCTGCTGACTGAAAAGCGCGCCGACGTGGAGAAACTGGCAGAAGCCTTATTAGATAAAGAGGTACTATTCCAAAGCGATGTGGAAGCGCTGATTGGCAAACGCCCATTTGAAGAGAAAAAATCCTTGGATGTAGATGATGATATTCCACACCCACACAGTGGTGGTATCAGCGAGGGCGTTCCACCATACGATCCGGATGTTTTAAATCAACAACCCGCTGCTAAATGA
- the rsfS gene encoding ribosome silencing factor, which produces MERIGVLSKRKKGVTRLTRSSKIIKTIINAIQDKKGENIVSLDLRKIPEAVADFFIICEATNQPQVRAIADNIEDEVKSQCGEYPYHHEGKDKLQWVLIDYVNVVVHVMLPDSRKFYKLEDMWSDAALEEHKD; this is translated from the coding sequence TTGGAACGAATAGGTGTTTTATCGAAAAGAAAAAAAGGTGTTACCCGGTTAACCCGCAGTTCTAAGATTATTAAAACTATTATAAACGCTATACAGGATAAAAAAGGCGAAAACATTGTTTCACTGGACTTACGTAAAATTCCGGAAGCAGTAGCCGACTTCTTTATCATTTGCGAAGCCACTAACCAACCACAAGTAAGAGCCATAGCCGACAATATAGAAGATGAAGTAAAAAGCCAATGTGGAGAATATCCTTATCACCATGAAGGAAAGGATAAACTTCAGTGGGTGCTGATCGACTATGTCAACGTTGTGGTACACGTCATGCTGCCGGATAGCCGTAAGTTTTACAAGTTGGAAGATATGTGGAGTGATGCCGCGTTAGAAGAGCATAAGGATTAA
- a CDS encoding biotin--[acetyl-CoA-carboxylase] ligase: MAPINTTTIGNPFIELQQVDSTNNYATALAHAGMAQSGTVVLAHHQTKGKGQRTKAWETAAGQNITLSILLQPQGLVLSEAFFLSMAVALGVQRFYSRYAIEDVYIKWPNDLYWRDRKAGGILIENILTGATWKYAIIGIGININQTDFGELGLRATSLKQITGKQYDIVALAKELCSSIEATVRQLQVNKQQVVDDFHAVLYKRFEKVKLRKDARVFETYIQGVSTAGELITGQAVEERFSVGEVEWVFE, encoded by the coding sequence TTGGCACCTATCAACACTACTACTATTGGTAATCCATTTATAGAACTGCAACAGGTAGATAGCACCAACAACTATGCCACCGCCCTAGCGCATGCGGGTATGGCACAATCAGGTACCGTTGTGCTGGCACACCATCAAACTAAGGGCAAGGGGCAGCGCACAAAAGCCTGGGAAACGGCTGCCGGGCAGAACATAACGCTCAGTATTCTTCTGCAGCCGCAGGGCTTGGTTTTATCGGAAGCTTTCTTTCTAAGTATGGCTGTGGCATTAGGTGTGCAGCGCTTTTATAGCCGCTACGCTATAGAAGATGTATATATTAAGTGGCCCAATGATCTATACTGGCGTGACAGAAAGGCAGGAGGGATATTAATTGAGAATATATTAACAGGTGCCACCTGGAAATACGCCATAATTGGGATTGGTATAAATATTAATCAAACCGATTTTGGTGAATTGGGCCTGCGGGCTACTTCTTTAAAGCAAATCACCGGCAAACAGTATGACATCGTGGCCTTGGCCAAGGAACTATGTAGCTCCATTGAGGCAACTGTCAGGCAATTGCAGGTAAACAAACAGCAAGTGGTGGATGATTTCCATGCCGTATTATACAAGCGATTTGAGAAAGTAAAGCTGCGCAAAGATGCCCGTGTGTTCGAAACTTACATTCAAGGGGTGTCTACTGCTGGTGAGCTCATCACCGGGCAGGCTGTAGAAGAGCGCTTTTCAGTAGGGGAGGTGGAATGGGTGTTTGAGTAA
- the bcp gene encoding thioredoxin-dependent thiol peroxidase, with product MATHLTVGEKAPVFKGKDQNGNKVSLTDFKGKKVVVFFYPQDDTPVCTVQACNLRDNFEVLQEKGYVVIGVSPDDSASHAKFQAKFQLPYTLIADPDHTIINQYGVWGEKNMYGNKFMGLLRTTFVIDEKGIIHKIFKKPRTKMHAEEIMK from the coding sequence ATGGCTACGCATTTAACAGTGGGTGAGAAAGCACCGGTATTCAAAGGAAAAGATCAAAACGGTAACAAAGTATCCCTTACCGATTTCAAAGGAAAGAAAGTAGTGGTCTTCTTCTACCCTCAAGACGATACTCCAGTGTGTACGGTACAGGCCTGCAACCTGCGCGATAATTTTGAGGTGTTGCAAGAGAAAGGTTATGTAGTGATTGGCGTCAGCCCAGATGATAGCGCCAGCCATGCAAAGTTTCAAGCCAAATTCCAATTGCCTTATACCCTTATTGCCGACCCGGATCATACCATAATTAACCAATACGGTGTTTGGGGTGAAAAAAATATGTATGGCAACAAGTTCATGGGTCTACTCCGCACCACGTTTGTCATAGATGAAAAAGGTATTATACATAAGATCTTTAAAAAGCCCAGGACGAAGATGCATGCAGAAGAAATCATGAAGTAA
- a CDS encoding peptidoglycan DD-metalloendopeptidase family protein has translation MKTMMTMLKSCLAGCLLFSATLQAQVANYPKGYFRNPLNIPMQLVANFGELRTNHWHMGLDIRTQQKENLPVYAAADGYIARIKIEPFGFGRAIYINHPNGLTTLYAHLNDFAPAIEQWVKEQQYKQQSWAVELTPPPSLFKLAKGDFIAYSGNTGGSQGPHVHFEIRETATEKCLNPLLFGFPIADAVPPSLVRLGMYDRNRSVYAQSPQLIGLRKTGTGLYNLVKAAPIKVGTDRISFALGAVDYFTGSTNPNGIYSARILLDNVLQSEFILDTISYNDTRYMNAHIDYRYEALVGPYLQHLSRMPGDITNIYTVTPTEGVLQLNDTAVHTVRIEVRDAAQNLSTLNFDVQYDARLARTTAVTGEKWYPQQVNVFEATDFEVFSTENTLYDTVNVAYNANTATYASSSASISPLHTFLQPSIPSHDNITVRLKITSPLSSEAMDRIVIKNVSGSRTYVAKALPQRGDWVSAKFRQFGTFQAFLDTIPPTINAPQADLSRATRLVFTPKDNFNEIKSFRAEVDGQWLRFTNDKGKVWSYKFDEKFPAGQHELKVTVEDEAGNVTTQSWQVTR, from the coding sequence ATGAAAACGATGATGACGATGTTGAAAAGCTGTTTGGCAGGTTGCCTTCTATTTTCGGCTACCTTACAGGCCCAGGTTGCCAATTATCCAAAGGGTTATTTTAGAAACCCACTGAATATACCCATGCAGCTGGTAGCCAACTTTGGAGAGTTGCGCACCAACCACTGGCACATGGGGCTAGACATACGTACGCAGCAAAAGGAAAACTTACCAGTATACGCTGCTGCCGATGGCTACATTGCCCGCATTAAGATTGAACCCTTTGGTTTTGGAAGGGCCATCTATATTAATCACCCCAATGGGTTGACCACCTTGTATGCGCACCTGAACGATTTTGCGCCCGCTATTGAGCAATGGGTAAAAGAACAACAGTATAAGCAACAAAGCTGGGCGGTAGAGTTAACGCCTCCTCCCTCTCTGTTTAAATTAGCCAAAGGCGATTTTATTGCTTATAGTGGTAATACGGGTGGCTCTCAAGGGCCACATGTGCATTTTGAGATCCGTGAGACAGCTACTGAAAAATGTTTGAATCCTTTGTTGTTTGGTTTCCCCATTGCCGACGCAGTACCACCATCATTGGTACGGTTGGGTATGTATGACCGCAATCGTAGTGTATATGCCCAGTCACCGCAATTGATTGGCTTGCGCAAAACAGGTACAGGACTCTATAACCTGGTAAAAGCAGCTCCCATTAAAGTGGGCACGGATAGAATCAGCTTTGCTTTGGGCGCAGTCGATTATTTTACAGGTTCTACCAACCCGAATGGTATTTATAGTGCCCGCATTTTATTAGATAATGTATTGCAGTCAGAATTTATTCTAGACACTATCAGCTATAATGACACGCGCTATATGAATGCGCATATAGATTATCGTTACGAAGCTTTAGTGGGTCCTTACCTGCAGCACTTAAGCCGCATGCCGGGCGATATCACAAACATCTATACAGTTACCCCAACAGAAGGTGTACTGCAGCTGAATGATACAGCAGTACATACTGTACGCATAGAAGTGCGCGATGCTGCACAAAATCTTTCTACACTAAACTTTGATGTGCAGTACGATGCCCGCCTTGCCAGGACTACCGCTGTTACAGGTGAAAAATGGTACCCGCAACAGGTGAATGTATTTGAGGCCACTGACTTTGAGGTTTTTTCTACAGAAAACACATTATATGATACCGTGAACGTAGCCTATAATGCTAACACGGCGACCTATGCTTCTAGCAGTGCCTCTATTTCTCCGTTACATACGTTTTTACAACCTTCGATCCCATCGCACGACAATATCACTGTGCGGCTAAAGATCACTTCTCCACTTAGTAGTGAAGCCATGGACCGCATTGTGATCAAGAATGTATCGGGCAGCCGTACGTACGTAGCTAAAGCCTTGCCCCAACGAGGGGATTGGGTTTCAGCCAAGTTCCGGCAGTTTGGTACGTTCCAGGCATTTCTGGATACCATTCCTCCTACTATCAATGCGCCACAGGCCGATCTTTCCCGTGCTACGCGTTTGGTATTTACACCTAAGGACAACTTTAATGAGATCAAGAGCTTCCGCGCCGAAGTGGATGGCCAATGGCTACGCTTTACTAACGATAAGGGTAAGGTGTGGAGCTACAAGTTTGACGAAAAGTTCCCTGCCGGTCAGCACGAGCTAAAAGTAACTGTGGAAGATGAAGCAGGTAATGTGACTACACAAAGCTGGCAAGTGACTCGATAA
- the carB gene encoding carbamoyl-phosphate synthase large subunit codes for MPKDASIKSVLIIGSGPIIIGQAAEFDYSGTQAARSLREEGVKVILINSNPATIMTDPMMADRVYLLPLTVESIEQILEENQIDAVLPTMGGQTALNLAKEAEDLGIWEKYGIRLVGVDIKAIDKAEDREKFRQWMIELGVPVAPARTANSFLEGKEFAQEIGFPLVIRPSFTLGGTGGGFVHGPEDLDEALQRGLQASPIHEVLVEKAVLGWKEYELELLRDANDNVVIICTVENFDPMGVHTGDSITVAPAMTLSDTAFQLMRNTAIKMMRDLGNFAGGCNVQFSLNPDTEEIIAIEINPRVSRSSALASKATGYPIAKIAAKLAIGYTLDELKNPIVQTTSAYFEPALDYVIVKIPRWNFDKFKGANDTLGLQMKSVGEVMAIGRSFTEAVQKACQSLENNAVGLGYYGKSQMHAEALLEYIKTPKWDRIFRIKDALMLGVSVNTIAKATGIDRWFIYEIQKLCNIEKELDKYYLGDVPAELLKEAKVHGFSDEQIARIITDGDEEEVYEKRKALGITRVYKMVDTCSAEFEAQTPYFYSTFEEGHSNESKVTDKKKVIVLGSGPNRIGQGIEFDYCCVHGLLAIKECGYEAIMINCNPETVSTDFDMADKLYFEPVFWEHLWEIIELEKPEGVIVQLGGQTALKLAERLHEKGIKIMGTSFDSMDIAEDRGRFSDLLKELNIPYPAYGTAYNVDDAIEVANKVGYPVLVRPSYVLGGQRMRIVINDEEVEKAVISLLKHIPGNKILIDHFLDRCQEAEIDGIFDGENFHVMGVMEHIEPAGIHSGDSNAVLPAFNLPPMTVTTMEYYAEKIARALNIKGLINIQFAIKDGKVYVIEANPRASRTTPFIAKAYGIPYLNIATKVMLGVNKLTDFKFEKKLDGFAIKEPVFSFNKFPNVNKELGPEMKSTGEAIRFIKDLRDPYFRQLYKDRSMYLSK; via the coding sequence ATGCCAAAAGACGCATCTATCAAATCAGTTCTCATTATTGGTTCCGGTCCTATTATTATTGGTCAAGCTGCCGAATTTGATTATTCCGGTACGCAGGCTGCCCGCAGTTTACGGGAAGAAGGTGTAAAAGTGATTTTGATCAACAGCAATCCCGCTACGATCATGACCGACCCAATGATGGCGGACCGTGTGTACCTCCTGCCATTGACCGTTGAGAGCATAGAGCAGATCTTGGAAGAAAACCAGATCGATGCCGTGCTGCCTACCATGGGTGGTCAAACAGCCTTGAACCTGGCTAAAGAAGCCGAGGATCTGGGTATATGGGAGAAGTATGGTATACGCCTGGTAGGTGTAGATATTAAAGCAATTGATAAAGCGGAAGACCGTGAGAAATTCCGCCAGTGGATGATTGAGCTGGGTGTACCTGTAGCGCCGGCCCGTACCGCTAACTCCTTCCTGGAAGGAAAGGAATTTGCACAGGAAATCGGCTTCCCGCTGGTCATTCGTCCTTCATTTACCCTGGGTGGTACAGGTGGTGGTTTTGTACACGGACCAGAAGATCTGGATGAAGCTTTGCAGCGTGGTTTACAGGCCTCTCCAATTCATGAGGTGCTGGTAGAAAAAGCAGTACTGGGTTGGAAAGAGTATGAGCTGGAGTTGTTGCGCGATGCAAATGACAACGTAGTTATCATCTGTACAGTAGAGAACTTTGACCCAATGGGGGTGCATACCGGCGACTCTATTACAGTAGCGCCAGCTATGACACTGAGCGATACTGCGTTTCAGCTGATGCGTAATACCGCTATTAAAATGATGCGCGACCTGGGCAACTTTGCCGGTGGTTGTAACGTGCAGTTCTCTTTAAATCCTGATACTGAAGAGATCATTGCCATTGAGATCAACCCTCGTGTGAGCCGTTCTTCAGCCTTAGCTTCTAAAGCAACTGGTTATCCAATTGCCAAGATTGCTGCTAAGCTGGCTATTGGTTATACACTCGATGAATTAAAGAACCCTATTGTACAAACTACCTCTGCCTACTTTGAGCCTGCGCTGGATTACGTAATTGTAAAAATCCCTCGCTGGAACTTTGATAAGTTCAAAGGTGCTAACGATACACTAGGCTTGCAAATGAAGAGCGTAGGTGAGGTAATGGCCATTGGCCGCAGCTTCACAGAAGCGGTACAAAAAGCTTGTCAGAGTTTAGAAAACAACGCTGTTGGTTTGGGTTATTATGGAAAGAGCCAAATGCATGCAGAAGCGTTGTTGGAATATATTAAAACACCGAAATGGGATCGCATCTTCCGTATTAAGGATGCACTTATGTTAGGTGTGAGTGTCAATACCATTGCAAAAGCTACTGGTATTGACCGTTGGTTTATCTATGAGATCCAAAAGCTCTGCAACATTGAAAAAGAGCTGGATAAATACTACCTGGGTGATGTACCTGCTGAGTTGCTGAAAGAAGCAAAAGTGCATGGCTTCAGCGATGAGCAGATTGCCCGCATCATTACAGATGGTGATGAGGAAGAAGTATATGAAAAGCGCAAGGCTTTGGGTATTACCCGCGTATATAAAATGGTAGATACGTGTAGTGCTGAGTTTGAAGCTCAGACACCCTACTTCTATAGCACTTTTGAGGAAGGACATAGCAATGAATCAAAAGTTACAGACAAGAAGAAAGTCATAGTATTAGGCTCTGGTCCTAATAGAATTGGTCAAGGGATTGAGTTTGACTACTGCTGTGTACATGGCTTACTGGCTATTAAAGAGTGTGGTTATGAAGCTATCATGATCAACTGTAACCCAGAGACCGTGTCTACTGATTTTGACATGGCTGACAAGCTCTACTTTGAGCCTGTATTTTGGGAGCATCTGTGGGAGATCATTGAACTGGAGAAGCCTGAAGGTGTTATTGTACAGTTAGGTGGCCAAACAGCCCTGAAACTGGCGGAGCGCCTGCATGAAAAGGGTATTAAGATCATGGGGACCTCTTTTGACAGCATGGACATTGCTGAAGATAGAGGCCGTTTCTCTGACCTGTTGAAAGAACTGAATATTCCTTACCCTGCTTATGGTACAGCCTATAATGTAGATGATGCAATAGAGGTAGCCAACAAAGTAGGCTATCCTGTACTGGTGCGCCCAAGCTATGTATTGGGTGGTCAGCGCATGCGGATTGTGATCAACGACGAAGAGGTAGAAAAGGCAGTGATCAGCCTGTTGAAACATATTCCGGGTAACAAGATCCTTATTGATCACTTCCTGGATCGCTGCCAAGAGGCCGAGATCGATGGCATCTTTGACGGTGAGAACTTCCACGTAATGGGTGTAATGGAGCATATTGAGCCTGCCGGTATACACAGTGGCGACAGTAACGCTGTATTGCCAGCCTTTAACCTGCCGCCTATGACCGTTACAACCATGGAATACTACGCTGAGAAGATTGCTCGCGCCTTGAATATCAAGGGTTTGATCAATATTCAGTTTGCTATTAAAGATGGTAAAGTATATGTAATTGAAGCGAATCCAAGAGCTTCCCGCACTACGCCATTCATAGCCAAAGCGTATGGCATTCCTTATCTGAACATTGCTACTAAAGTAATGTTGGGTGTAAACAAACTGACCGACTTCAAATTTGAGAAAAAGCTTGACGGCTTTGCCATTAAAGAGCCTGTGTTCTCATTCAATAAATTCCCGAATGTTAATAAAGAACTGGGCCCTGAAATGAAGTCGACCGGTGAGGCTATCCGCTTTATCAAAGATCTGCGTGATCCTTACTTCCGTCAATTGTATAAGGACAGAAGCATGTATTTGAGCAAGTAG
- a CDS encoding DinB family protein, whose amino-acid sequence MNNKELSNIISQLKDAYEGDPWFGRAVLNILAEVDERIVFEKPGGQHSIVELLWHMITWREFTIDRLQHSPQMTLAYFEEMDWRELDHSDRTLWKQGLERLQETQAQLLALLKDCTDELLDQDVRERNYPFRKLLYGIIQHDIYHLGQVAYIQKLLKATA is encoded by the coding sequence ATGAATAATAAAGAGCTATCAAATATCATCAGCCAGCTAAAGGACGCCTATGAAGGCGATCCTTGGTTTGGCAGGGCGGTGTTGAATATACTGGCAGAGGTAGATGAACGTATTGTTTTTGAAAAGCCGGGTGGACAGCATAGTATAGTAGAACTGCTGTGGCATATGATCACTTGGCGGGAGTTTACCATAGATCGGTTACAGCACTCTCCACAGATGACCTTGGCTTATTTTGAAGAAATGGACTGGCGCGAGCTGGATCATTCGGATAGGACACTCTGGAAGCAAGGTCTGGAACGTTTACAAGAGACCCAGGCGCAGCTTCTAGCCCTATTAAAAGATTGTACAGATGAGTTGCTGGATCAGGACGTAAGAGAGCGAAATTATCCGTTTAGGAAGCTCTTATACGGCATTATCCAGCACGATATCTACCACTTGGGGCAGGTTGCCTATATTCAAAAATTGCTGAAAGCAACCGCTTAA
- a CDS encoding RNA polymerase sigma factor → MALTGLDDAELLIRFREPTTKEAAYTAIIKKYQERLYWHIRRLVVDHDDANDVLQNVFIRVWRGLENFKEESQLYTWLYRIATNESLTFLDNAKKRGAISLSDVESGLENKVKADQSFDANKLEWKLQLAIQQLPEKQRLVFTLRYYDEMPYEEMSKVLETSEGALKASYHHAVKKIEEYIKNH, encoded by the coding sequence ATGGCTTTGACAGGACTAGATGATGCCGAACTCTTAATACGTTTTCGGGAGCCAACCACCAAAGAAGCCGCCTATACAGCGATCATAAAAAAATACCAAGAGCGCTTGTACTGGCACATTCGCCGGCTGGTGGTAGACCACGATGACGCCAATGATGTACTACAAAATGTCTTTATAAGGGTATGGCGAGGTCTGGAGAATTTCAAGGAAGAATCGCAGCTGTATACCTGGCTCTATCGTATTGCTACCAATGAATCCCTGACCTTTTTAGACAACGCCAAAAAACGCGGAGCTATAAGCCTTAGTGATGTGGAAAGCGGGCTGGAAAACAAAGTAAAGGCCGATCAGAGCTTTGATGCTAACAAATTGGAATGGAAGCTCCAATTGGCTATTCAACAACTCCCTGAAAAGCAACGTCTTGTATTTACCCTGCGTTACTACGATGAAATGCCTTATGAAGAGATGAGCAAGGTGCTGGAAACCAGTGAAGGAGCGCTTAAAGCCAGTTACCACCATGCCGTAAAAAAAATTGAAGAATATATAAAGAATCATTAA